A genomic segment from Deferribacterota bacterium encodes:
- a CDS encoding ATP-binding protein: protein MQFYGRKSELNDLNKLYKLSAKNSQMAVVTGRRRVGKTRLIQKFVEDKSALYFVVSRKDEHLLCEEFVDIVQKQTNVKFFGKIEKFHDFFEFLLENFKNKNYVIVFDEIQEFKHINPSVYSDIQKLWDIYKDSTSLLLIFSGSVYSMMKDIFENSKEPLFGRASLKINLNPFDIKTLQDIYLNNVNKADNFDFFAFYAITGGVPKYVEYFVDRKIFSFDAIINEIFRENSLFIEEGKSILIEEFGKEYTTYFSILSLIASSKTSRSEIESILEKDIGGFLQRLEKDFYIIKKIKPILSKPNSRIQKYTIVDNFLSFWFRFIYKYNSAVEIGNYEYLKDVVRRDFNSYAGKILEKYFKAKMIIERSFNIIGNYWEKGNKNEIDIVAVNDYEKLVLFAEVKLDPQKASLDKLKEKSQKVLRKFNNYKVEYHIFSLDDIFITSS, encoded by the coding sequence GTGCAATTTTATGGTAGAAAATCAGAACTGAATGATTTAAATAAATTATACAAATTATCTGCTAAAAATTCTCAAATGGCTGTAGTAACGGGAAGAAGGAGAGTCGGTAAAACCAGACTAATTCAAAAATTCGTGGAAGATAAAAGTGCGCTTTATTTTGTTGTTTCAAGAAAAGATGAGCACTTGCTATGTGAAGAATTTGTAGATATTGTTCAAAAACAAACAAATGTAAAATTTTTTGGGAAAATAGAAAAGTTTCATGATTTTTTTGAATTCCTGCTGGAAAATTTTAAAAATAAAAACTATGTAATAGTTTTTGATGAAATTCAAGAATTCAAACACATAAATCCATCTGTTTATAGTGATATTCAAAAACTTTGGGACATTTACAAGGATTCTACATCGCTACTGTTGATTTTTTCTGGCTCTGTTTATTCTATGATGAAAGATATCTTTGAAAATTCCAAAGAGCCTCTCTTTGGCAGAGCATCTTTAAAAATTAATTTAAACCCTTTTGACATAAAAACGTTGCAGGATATCTATCTGAACAATGTAAATAAAGCTGATAACTTTGACTTTTTTGCCTTTTACGCTATTACCGGTGGTGTTCCTAAGTATGTGGAATATTTTGTTGATAGAAAAATATTTAGTTTTGATGCAATTATCAATGAAATTTTCCGAGAAAACTCTTTATTTATTGAAGAAGGTAAGTCCATATTAATAGAAGAATTTGGAAAAGAGTATACAACTTATTTCTCCATATTATCATTGATAGCTTCTTCTAAAACTAGTCGCAGTGAAATAGAAAGTATTTTAGAAAAGGATATAGGCGGTTTTCTACAGCGCCTTGAGAAAGATTTTTATATTATTAAAAAGATAAAACCAATCCTAAGCAAACCTAACAGCAGAATACAAAAATATACAATTGTAGATAATTTTTTGAGTTTTTGGTTTCGCTTTATTTACAAATATAACAGTGCAGTGGAAATAGGTAATTATGAATACTTAAAAGATGTTGTCAGACGTGACTTTAATTCGTATGCTGGTAAAATTCTGGAGAAATATTTCAAAGCCAAAATGATTATAGAAAGAAGCTTTAATATTATTGGAAATTATTGGGAAAAAGGGAATAAAAATGAGATTGATATTGTAGCTGTTAATGATTATGAGAAACTGGTTTTATTTGCCGAAGTGAAATTAGACCCACAAAAAGCTTCCCTAGATAAATTAAAAGAAAAATCACAAAAAGTTCTCAGAAAATTTAATAACTATAAAGTCGAGTATCACATTTTCTCGCTAGATGATATATTTATAACATCCAGCTAA
- a CDS encoding AbrB/MazE/SpoVT family DNA-binding domain-containing protein yields MKVIKAKISKRGQITIPKEIRKELNSDYVEFIKEGNRIFIRRIPSVEEMAGSLNKYARNKLKTGLTEEDAWSEHVKEKYRIS; encoded by the coding sequence ATGAAAGTTATAAAAGCAAAAATATCAAAAAGAGGACAAATAACTATACCGAAAGAAATTCGGAAAGAGCTGAATTCGGATTATGTCGAATTTATTAAAGAGGGGAATCGTATTTTTATAAGAAGAATTCCTTCAGTTGAAGAGATGGCAGGCAGCTTGAATAAATATGCAAGAAATAAATTAAAAACCGGGTTAACAGAAGAAGACGCCTGGAGTGAACATGTCAAAGAAAAATATCGTATATCTTGA